A single genomic interval of Christensenellaceae bacterium 44-20 harbors:
- a CDS encoding zinc ribbon domain-containing protein produces MFCTKCGAQIPDGAKECPVCSNKEELLRQEEGKQAVHMPEAEADVPAGADTPQKKKKLLPLILGIAAVCLVAIGIILGVQGAQKAKLKEELMRGWSRVEESSGGAYYRLVLDFDEDTVDVNFEAAAIFGLDKRLASLEYKVISGNKIKILDFDEEFTIEFDKEHESFRITPALVDTDYYYEYWYNFD; encoded by the coding sequence ATGTTTTGTACAAAATGCGGTGCGCAGATACCGGACGGCGCGAAGGAATGCCCTGTTTGCAGTAACAAGGAAGAATTGCTGCGCCAGGAAGAGGGAAAACAGGCCGTGCATATGCCGGAGGCGGAGGCTGATGTGCCTGCGGGTGCAGACACGCCGCAGAAGAAAAAGAAACTGCTTCCTCTCATCCTGGGCATCGCGGCTGTGTGTCTGGTGGCCATCGGCATTATTTTAGGTGTGCAGGGCGCGCAGAAGGCCAAGCTCAAGGAAGAGCTGATGCGAGGCTGGAGCCGGGTCGAGGAGAGCAGCGGCGGAGCATATTATCGGCTTGTGCTCGATTTTGATGAAGATACTGTGGATGTTAACTTTGAGGCTGCTGCAATCTTTGGGCTGGACAAAAGGCTTGCAAGCCTGGAATATAAGGTCATCTCGGGCAACAAAATTAAGATTCTGGATTTTGATGAGGAATTTACGATCGAGTTTGATAAAGAGCATGAGAGCTTCCGAATCACACCTGCCCTCGTAGATACCGACTATTATTATGAATATTGGTACAATTTCGATTGA
- a CDS encoding O-acetylhomoserine aminocarboxypropyltransferase/cysteine synthase family protein: MDKHLETLCVQAGYSPKNGEPRILPIYQSTTFKYESSEEMGRLFDLEASGYFYTRLQNPTNDAVAARIAALEGGVAAMLTSSGQAANFFAVFNICQAGDHFISASAIYGGTLNLFSTTMKKMGIEVTFISPDCTEEELNAAFRENTKCVFGETLSNPSLAVLDIEKFAKAAHSHGVPLIVDNTFPTPINLRPFEFGADIVTHSTTKYMDGHASAVGGAIIDSGNFDWSAHAEKFACLTEPDESYHGIRYAEKFGKAAYITKATSQMMRDLGSIQSPQNAFLLNLGLETLALRMAQHCKNAQKIAEWLESNDKIAWVNYPGLPGNKYHALAQKYMPNGTCGVISFGVKSGREGAMAFMDHLQLAAIVTHVADARTCVLHPASTTHRQLTDEQLAAAGVPGDMIRLSVGIENADDIIADLEQALSHA, from the coding sequence TCTGCCGATTTACCAGAGCACAACATTTAAATACGAGTCCAGCGAAGAAATGGGCCGGCTTTTTGATCTGGAAGCCAGCGGCTATTTCTATACTCGGCTCCAAAACCCGACCAATGATGCCGTCGCCGCGCGCATTGCGGCGCTGGAGGGTGGCGTGGCCGCGATGCTTACCTCCTCCGGCCAGGCGGCAAACTTCTTTGCCGTCTTTAATATCTGCCAGGCGGGCGATCACTTCATCTCCGCTTCCGCAATTTATGGCGGAACGCTCAACCTGTTTTCCACGACCATGAAAAAAATGGGCATCGAAGTGACGTTCATCTCCCCAGACTGCACCGAGGAAGAGCTCAACGCCGCTTTCCGCGAAAATACCAAGTGCGTGTTTGGCGAAACGCTCTCCAACCCGTCCCTGGCTGTGCTGGATATCGAAAAATTCGCCAAGGCCGCCCATAGCCATGGCGTTCCGCTCATCGTCGATAATACCTTCCCCACCCCTATCAACCTGCGTCCCTTTGAATTTGGCGCGGATATTGTTACGCACTCCACGACCAAATACATGGATGGCCATGCCTCTGCTGTGGGCGGCGCGATTATCGACAGCGGCAACTTCGATTGGTCTGCACACGCAGAAAAATTCGCCTGCCTCACCGAGCCGGATGAATCCTATCACGGCATTCGCTATGCGGAAAAATTCGGCAAGGCCGCCTATATTACCAAAGCCACCAGCCAGATGATGCGCGATTTGGGCTCGATTCAGTCGCCTCAAAACGCTTTCCTGCTCAATCTTGGCCTGGAGACCCTGGCGCTTCGCATGGCACAGCACTGCAAAAACGCGCAGAAAATCGCAGAATGGCTGGAATCCAACGATAAGATCGCCTGGGTAAACTATCCTGGCCTTCCCGGCAACAAATACCACGCTCTGGCGCAGAAATATATGCCCAACGGAACATGCGGCGTCATCTCCTTTGGCGTAAAAAGCGGAAGAGAAGGCGCCATGGCCTTCATGGATCACCTCCAGCTGGCCGCCATCGTAACGCATGTGGCCGATGCGCGCACCTGTGTGCTGCATCCTGCCAGCACCACGCACCGCCAGCTGACGGATGAACAGCTCGCGGCAGCCGGCGTCCCCGGAGATATGATCCGTCTTTCCGTGGGCATCGAGAATGCGGATGACATCATCGCCGATCTCGAGCAGGCGCTCTCCCACGCCTAA